A single genomic interval of Streptomyces showdoensis harbors:
- a CDS encoding LysR substrate-binding domain-containing protein yields the protein MKQPSLSQLRAFAAVAEHLHFRDAAAAIGMSQPALSGAVSALEEALGVQLLERTTRKVLLSPAGERLAVRAGAVLDAVGELMEEAEAAQAPFTGVLRLGVIPTVAPYLLPTVLRLVHTRYPELDLQVHEEQTSSLLDGLAAGRLDLLLLAVPLGAPGVTELPLFDEDFVLVAPEGHPLAGRVDIPREALKELKLLLLDEGHCLRDQALDICREAGRTEGAPVTTTAAGLSTLVQLVAGGLGVTLLPRTAVKVETARNPALHTGCFAAPAPSRRIALAMRTGAARQSEFEQLAAALRDAMKRLPVRVVGAGT from the coding sequence GTGAAGCAACCCAGCCTGTCCCAGCTCAGAGCCTTCGCGGCGGTCGCGGAGCATCTCCACTTCCGGGACGCGGCGGCGGCCATCGGCATGAGCCAGCCGGCGCTCTCGGGCGCGGTGTCGGCCCTCGAAGAGGCACTCGGTGTCCAGCTCCTCGAGCGTACGACGCGCAAGGTACTGCTCTCGCCCGCGGGGGAGCGGCTCGCGGTGCGGGCCGGCGCGGTGCTCGACGCGGTGGGCGAGCTGATGGAGGAGGCCGAGGCGGCCCAGGCGCCGTTCACCGGCGTGCTGCGGCTCGGGGTCATCCCGACGGTCGCGCCCTACCTCCTGCCGACCGTGCTGCGCCTCGTCCACACCCGCTACCCCGAGCTCGACCTCCAGGTCCACGAGGAGCAGACCTCCTCGCTGCTCGACGGGCTGGCCGCCGGGCGGCTCGACCTGCTGCTGCTCGCGGTGCCGCTGGGCGCGCCCGGGGTCACCGAACTCCCGCTCTTCGACGAGGACTTCGTCCTGGTCGCGCCCGAGGGGCATCCGCTCGCCGGACGCGTCGACATCCCGCGCGAGGCGCTCAAGGAGCTCAAGCTGCTGCTCCTGGACGAGGGGCACTGCCTGCGCGACCAGGCCCTCGACATCTGCCGGGAGGCCGGGCGCACGGAGGGGGCGCCGGTCACCACGACCGCCGCCGGCCTGTCGACGCTCGTCCAGCTGGTCGCGGGCGGCCTCGGGGTGACGCTGCTGCCGCGGACCGCGGTGAAGGTCGAGACGGCCCGCAACCCGGCCCTGCACACCGGCTGCTTCGCCGCCCCGGCCCCGTCCCGCCGGATCGCCCTCGCGATGCGCACGGGGGCGGCCCGCCAGTCCGAGTTCGAGCAGCTGGCGGCCGCGCTGCGGGACGCGATGAAGCGGCTGCCGGTACGGGTGGTGGGCGCGGGGACCTGA
- a CDS encoding FtsX-like permease family protein → MNLRTWARDLALGARFAVTGGRGGWIRTALTATGIGFGVALLLVAASLPNMLFQREVRESARVPDASYEVAEPAADTFLHVGHHTEYRGAAVTGLLLRPEGERAAVPPGAAAIPGPGEMLVSPALGELLGSSEGALLRERLPYKTVGTLGEDGLIGPGELRYVAGSSTLTTDNYDGRGRTYGWSVPEEPANAFLLLLVVIGCVVLLLPVLVFIATAVRFGGEQRDRRLAALRLVGADTAMTRRIAAGESLAGAVLGLAAGGLLFAVARQFSGSVKFWDVNAFPSDVSPLPWLAALIIGAVPVAAVAVTLFALREVAIEPLGVVRTTVPRPRRLAWRLVLVLAGAALLVPSVSGVEFDETQIDTVWIAAGATLSLIGLTTLLPWLVEALVKPLQGGPVAWQLAVRRLQLSSGAAARTVSGIVVAATGAIALLMLFQAMQQDFMRPTNQDTARAQMQTRVHARDGDTARRAVDRLATTKGVTGVAGVIESSVWRSGPAPRGEDVGGITAAFVGDCASLRELAALPSCTDGDVFIALTHGKAGPDDAWVTATARPGAQVALRERVRGKAEPPTWRIPASARVVDSRPDPMGMMQFGVLATPKALDAARLDAPVANVMIRIDSAVPDAPEHVRNTVAALDPLTRVDTLRNMERDAQYSSVRTGILVGATLTMLLVAASLLVTTLEQLRERRRLLSSLVAFGTRRSTLAWSVLWQTTVPIVLGLALAVAGGLALGTALLRMIGKSVEDWWVFLPVAGVGAALIAAVTLLSLPLLWRLMRADGLRTE, encoded by the coding sequence ATGAACCTGCGGACCTGGGCGCGCGACCTGGCCCTCGGCGCGCGATTCGCCGTCACCGGCGGCCGCGGCGGCTGGATCCGTACGGCCCTGACGGCGACCGGCATCGGCTTCGGCGTGGCCCTGCTGCTGGTGGCCGCGTCGCTGCCGAACATGCTGTTCCAGCGGGAGGTGCGGGAGTCCGCCCGGGTGCCCGATGCCAGCTACGAGGTGGCCGAGCCGGCCGCCGACACCTTTCTGCACGTGGGCCACCACACCGAGTACCGGGGCGCGGCCGTCACCGGCCTGCTGCTGCGCCCCGAGGGCGAGCGCGCCGCGGTGCCGCCGGGTGCCGCCGCGATACCGGGCCCGGGCGAGATGCTGGTCTCCCCCGCCCTCGGCGAACTGCTCGGCTCCTCCGAGGGGGCGCTGCTGCGCGAGCGGCTCCCGTACAAGACCGTCGGCACCCTCGGCGAGGACGGGCTGATCGGCCCGGGCGAACTGCGCTACGTGGCCGGCAGCTCCACCTTGACCACGGACAACTACGACGGCCGCGGCCGGACGTACGGCTGGTCGGTGCCCGAGGAGCCGGCGAACGCCTTCCTGCTCCTGCTGGTCGTCATCGGCTGCGTGGTGCTGCTGCTGCCGGTGCTGGTCTTCATCGCCACCGCCGTGCGCTTCGGCGGCGAACAGCGCGACCGGCGGCTCGCGGCGCTCCGGCTGGTCGGCGCGGACACCGCGATGACCCGGCGGATCGCGGCCGGCGAGTCCCTCGCGGGGGCCGTGCTCGGACTCGCCGCGGGCGGCCTGCTCTTCGCCGTCGCCCGGCAGTTCTCGGGCTCCGTGAAGTTCTGGGACGTCAACGCCTTCCCGTCCGACGTGTCCCCGCTGCCCTGGCTCGCCGCGCTGATCATCGGCGCGGTGCCGGTGGCCGCCGTCGCGGTCACCCTCTTCGCGCTGCGCGAGGTCGCCATCGAGCCGCTCGGCGTCGTCAGGACCACCGTCCCGCGCCCGCGCCGGCTGGCCTGGCGGCTGGTGCTCGTGCTGGCGGGCGCCGCGCTCCTCGTCCCGTCCGTCTCGGGCGTGGAGTTCGACGAGACGCAGATCGACACGGTCTGGATCGCCGCCGGCGCCACCCTGTCCCTGATCGGCCTCACCACGCTGCTTCCCTGGCTGGTGGAGGCCCTGGTGAAGCCGCTGCAGGGCGGCCCGGTGGCCTGGCAGCTCGCCGTCCGCAGGCTCCAGTTGAGCAGCGGCGCCGCCGCCCGCACGGTCAGCGGCATCGTCGTCGCGGCGACCGGGGCGATCGCCCTGCTGATGCTGTTCCAGGCGATGCAGCAGGACTTCATGCGGCCCACCAACCAGGACACCGCCCGCGCCCAGATGCAGACCCGGGTGCACGCCCGGGACGGGGACACGGCCCGCCGGGCGGTCGACAGGCTGGCCACGACCAAGGGCGTCACCGGGGTCGCCGGTGTCATCGAGTCCAGCGTGTGGCGGTCCGGTCCGGCGCCCCGGGGCGAGGACGTCGGCGGGATCACCGCGGCCTTCGTCGGCGACTGCGCCTCGCTGCGGGAACTCGCCGCCCTGCCCTCCTGCACGGACGGCGACGTGTTCATCGCCCTCACGCACGGCAAGGCCGGCCCCGACGACGCCTGGGTGACCGCGACCGCGCGACCGGGGGCCCAGGTGGCGCTGCGCGAGCGGGTCCGCGGCAAGGCCGAACCGCCCACCTGGCGCATCCCGGCCTCCGCCCGCGTGGTGGACTCGCGCCCGGACCCGATGGGAATGATGCAGTTCGGTGTCCTCGCGACCCCCAAGGCGCTCGACGCGGCCCGGCTGGACGCCCCCGTCGCCAACGTCATGATCCGCATCGACTCCGCGGTGCCGGACGCGCCCGAGCACGTACGCAACACGGTCGCCGCCCTCGATCCGCTGACCCGGGTCGACACCCTGCGGAACATGGAGCGCGACGCCCAGTACTCCAGCGTCCGCACCGGGATCCTGGTGGGCGCCACGCTCACCATGCTGCTCGTGGCGGCCTCGCTGCTGGTCACCACCCTGGAGCAGCTGCGCGAGCGGCGCCGGCTGCTGTCCTCGCTGGTCGCCTTCGGCACCCGGCGCTCCACGCTGGCGTGGTCGGTGCTGTGGCAGACGACGGTGCCGATCGTGCTCGGGCTCGCCCTCGCGGTGGCCGGCGGGCTCGCCCTCGGCACGGCGCTGCTGCGGATGATCGGCAAGTCGGTCGAGGACTGGTGGGTCTTCCTGCCGGTGGCGGGCGTCGGCGCGGCCCTGATCGCCGCGGTGACGCTGCTGAGCCTGCCGCTGCTGTGGCGCCTGATGCGGGCGGACGGGCTCAGGACGGAGTAG
- a CDS encoding ABC transporter ATP-binding protein, with the protein MTAEPLLRASGIDKAYGPTPALAGADFSLRAGEVVAVMGPSGSGKSTLLHCLAGIVRPDAGTIHYDGRELTALTDGQRSALRRADFGFVFQFGQLVPELTCVENVALPLRLNGERRRSAEEKARTWLTRLEVEDVAGKRPGEISGGQGQRVAVARALVTAPRVIFADEPTGALDSLNGERVMALLTDASRDTGAAVVLVTHEARVAAYSDREVVVRDGSVRDTEWAV; encoded by the coding sequence ATGACCGCCGAACCGCTGCTCAGGGCGAGTGGGATCGACAAGGCCTACGGCCCGACCCCGGCGCTCGCCGGGGCCGACTTCAGCCTGCGGGCCGGGGAGGTCGTCGCCGTGATGGGCCCCTCCGGCTCCGGCAAGTCCACCCTGCTCCACTGCCTGGCCGGCATCGTCCGGCCCGACGCCGGGACCATCCACTACGACGGGCGCGAGCTGACCGCCCTCACCGACGGGCAGCGCAGCGCCCTGCGCCGCGCCGACTTCGGCTTCGTCTTCCAGTTCGGCCAGCTGGTCCCCGAGCTCACCTGCGTCGAGAACGTCGCCCTCCCGCTGCGCCTGAACGGCGAGCGGCGCAGGAGCGCCGAGGAGAAGGCGCGCACCTGGCTGACGCGCCTGGAGGTCGAGGACGTGGCCGGCAAGCGCCCCGGCGAGATCTCCGGCGGCCAGGGCCAGCGGGTCGCCGTGGCCCGCGCGCTCGTCACCGCCCCGCGGGTGATCTTCGCCGACGAGCCGACCGGCGCGCTCGACTCGCTCAACGGCGAGCGCGTGATGGCGCTGCTCACCGACGCCTCCCGGGACACCGGCGCCGCCGTCGTCCTGGTCACCCACGAGGCCCGGGTCGCCGCCTACTCCGACCGTGAGGTCGTGGTCCGCGACGGCTCCGTACGGGACACGGAGTGGGCGGTATGA
- a CDS encoding PadR family transcriptional regulator, which produces MSIGHTLLGLLESGPRHGYDLKRAFDERFGHDRPLHYGQVYSTMSRLLKNGLVEVDGIEAGGGPERKRYAITEAGITDVAAWLATPEKPEPYLQSTLYTKVVLALLTGRGAAELLDVQRTEHLRLMRELTRRKKDGDLADQLICDHALFHLEADLRWLELTAARLDRLAEEVRR; this is translated from the coding sequence ATGTCCATCGGTCACACCCTTCTCGGGCTCCTGGAGTCCGGTCCGCGCCACGGCTACGACCTCAAGCGCGCCTTCGACGAGCGGTTCGGCCACGACCGGCCGCTGCACTACGGGCAGGTCTACTCGACCATGTCCCGGCTCCTGAAGAACGGCCTCGTCGAGGTCGACGGCATCGAGGCCGGCGGCGGCCCCGAGCGCAAGCGGTACGCCATCACCGAAGCCGGCATCACCGATGTCGCCGCGTGGCTGGCCACCCCCGAGAAGCCCGAGCCCTACCTCCAGTCGACGCTCTACACCAAGGTCGTCCTCGCCCTGCTCACCGGGCGCGGGGCCGCCGAACTCCTCGACGTCCAGCGCACCGAGCACCTGCGCCTGATGCGCGAGCTCACCCGGCGCAAGAAGGACGGCGACCTCGCCGACCAGCTGATCTGCGACCACGCCCTCTTCCACCTGGAGGCCGACCTGCGCTGGCTGGAGCTCACCGCCGCCCGCCTCGACCGGCTGGCCGAGGAGGTCCGCCGATGA
- a CDS encoding peroxiredoxin codes for MLTVGDQFPTYDLTACVSLESGKEFEQIDHKSYEGKWRVVFFWPKDFTFVCPTEIAAFGKLNDEFADRDAQILGVSGDSEFVHHAWRKDHADLRDLPFPMLADSKHELMSDCGVRGEDGFAQRAVFIVDPNNEIQFTMVTAGSVGRNPKEVLRVLDALQTDELCPCNWNKGEDTLDAGALLAGE; via the coding sequence GTGCTCACTGTCGGTGACCAGTTCCCCACCTACGACCTGACCGCCTGCGTGTCGCTGGAGAGCGGCAAGGAGTTCGAGCAGATCGACCACAAGTCCTACGAGGGCAAGTGGCGCGTGGTGTTCTTCTGGCCGAAGGACTTCACCTTCGTCTGCCCCACCGAGATCGCCGCCTTCGGCAAGCTGAACGACGAGTTCGCCGACCGTGACGCCCAGATCCTCGGCGTCTCCGGTGACTCCGAGTTCGTGCACCACGCCTGGCGCAAGGACCACGCCGACCTGCGTGACCTGCCCTTCCCGATGCTGGCCGACTCCAAGCACGAGCTCATGAGCGACTGCGGCGTCCGCGGCGAGGACGGCTTCGCCCAGCGCGCGGTCTTCATCGTGGACCCGAACAACGAGATCCAGTTCACCATGGTGACCGCCGGCTCCGTCGGCCGTAACCCCAAGGAGGTCCTGCGGGTGCTGGACGCCCTGCAGACCGACGAGCTGTGCCCGTGCAACTGGAACAAGGGTGAGGACACCCTCGACGCCGGCGCGCTCCTGGCCGGTGAGTGA
- a CDS encoding alkyl hydroperoxide reductase produces the protein MALDELKAAVPDFAKDLKLNLGSVIGNSELPQQQLWGTVLACAIASRSPKVLKELEPEAQANLKPEAYQAAKAAAAIMAMNNVFYRTRHLLSDPEYGTMRAGLRMNVIGNPGVDKVDFELWSLAVSAINGCGQCLDSHEQVLRKAGVDRETIQEAVKIAAVIQAVGVTLDAEAVLAE, from the coding sequence ATGGCGCTCGATGAGCTGAAGGCCGCCGTCCCGGACTTCGCCAAGGACCTGAAGCTGAACCTCGGCTCGGTCATCGGCAACAGCGAGCTCCCGCAGCAGCAGCTGTGGGGCACGGTGCTCGCCTGCGCGATCGCCTCCCGCTCGCCGAAGGTCCTCAAGGAGCTGGAGCCCGAGGCCCAGGCCAACCTGAAGCCCGAGGCGTACCAGGCCGCCAAGGCCGCCGCCGCGATCATGGCGATGAACAACGTCTTCTACCGGACCCGGCACCTGCTGTCGGACCCGGAGTACGGGACGATGCGCGCCGGTCTGCGGATGAACGTCATCGGCAACCCGGGCGTCGACAAGGTCGACTTCGAGCTGTGGTCGCTGGCCGTCTCCGCGATCAACGGCTGCGGCCAGTGCCTGGACTCGCACGAGCAGGTCCTGCGCAAGGCCGGTGTCGACCGCGAGACGATCCAGGAGGCCGTGAAGATCGCCGCGGTCATCCAGGCGGTCGGCGTCACGCTGGACGCCGAGGCGGTCCTGGCCGAGTAG